In Silvanigrella paludirubra, the following are encoded in one genomic region:
- a CDS encoding DUF1304 domain-containing protein, with product MILLSNILVLFISFLHFSFLILEMFLWTKPIGLKIFRQSLQKAKETKVLAMNQGLYNGFLAAGLLYGVFSSHILIGYYFKVFFLVCVIIAGVFGAVTFSKKIIYIQSFPAIIALIFVFIYNF from the coding sequence ATGATTTTACTATCAAATATATTAGTGCTATTTATTTCATTTTTACATTTTTCTTTTTTAATTTTAGAAATGTTTTTGTGGACAAAACCAATAGGTCTAAAAATATTTAGACAGTCTCTTCAAAAAGCAAAAGAAACAAAAGTACTTGCCATGAATCAAGGGCTATACAATGGTTTTTTAGCTGCTGGGCTCTTATATGGAGTTTTTTCTTCACATATTCTTATTGGATATTATTTTAAAGTATTTTTTTTAGTTTGTGTAATTATTGCAGGTGTATTTGGTGCAGTAACTTTTTCAAAAAAAATAATTTATATTCAGTCTTTTCCTGCTATCATAGCTTTAATATTTGTATTTATCTATAATTTTTAA
- a CDS encoding trans-sulfuration enzyme family protein, whose product MSKLSNNFDTICVHAGVEPESVTGAIMTPIFQTSTYVQDSPGNPKIYDYSRSGNPTRTALENSLAALEKTKHAVSFSSGLAAVSAIAQLLNPGDHVLVCDDVYGGTGRLFRKIFAKYNIDFEFIDMTITNNLESYFKKNTKLVWIETPTNPLLKLIDIEYISKLSKKFNAISVVDNTFSSPIFQTPIELGADIVLHSTTKYIGGHSDLVGGCLMLNDNSLAEQLKFIQFAGGSVNAPIEAFLLLRSIKTLSLRMKKHNENALFIAKEIQKLKIFSEVIFPGLEDHPQYSLAKKQMRGFSGMISARINGDYDKLKTFVSRLKYFSLAESLGGVESLINHPETMTHASVPLEHRKKLGITSDLLRFSVGIEDAQDLLEDIKSAANF is encoded by the coding sequence ATGAGTAAATTAAGTAATAACTTTGATACTATTTGTGTTCATGCAGGAGTTGAGCCAGAATCTGTAACAGGCGCAATTATGACTCCTATTTTTCAAACATCTACATATGTTCAAGATAGCCCTGGTAATCCAAAAATTTACGATTATTCTAGATCTGGAAATCCGACAAGAACTGCTCTTGAGAATTCATTAGCCGCATTGGAAAAAACAAAACATGCTGTTTCATTTTCATCTGGTTTAGCCGCAGTTAGTGCTATTGCTCAATTACTAAATCCAGGTGATCATGTTCTTGTTTGTGATGATGTTTATGGCGGTACTGGTAGATTATTTAGAAAAATATTTGCAAAGTATAATATTGATTTTGAGTTTATTGATATGACAATTACAAATAATCTTGAAAGTTATTTTAAAAAAAATACAAAGCTTGTTTGGATTGAAACACCTACAAATCCTCTTTTAAAATTAATAGACATCGAATATATTTCAAAACTATCAAAAAAATTTAATGCAATTTCTGTTGTAGATAATACGTTTTCTTCACCTATTTTTCAAACTCCAATTGAATTAGGTGCTGATATTGTTTTACATAGTACAACAAAATACATTGGTGGCCATAGCGATTTAGTTGGTGGCTGCTTAATGCTTAATGATAATTCTCTTGCAGAACAACTTAAATTTATTCAATTTGCAGGAGGAAGTGTAAACGCCCCTATTGAAGCCTTTTTACTATTAAGAAGTATAAAAACACTTTCTTTAAGAATGAAAAAGCATAATGAAAATGCTTTATTTATTGCAAAAGAAATTCAAAAACTAAAAATATTTTCCGAAGTTATTTTCCCTGGGCTTGAGGATCACCCTCAATATAGTCTAGCTAAAAAACAAATGAGAGGTTTTTCAGGCATGATTTCAGCAAGAATAAATGGAGATTATGATAAATTAAAAACATTTGTTTCTAGACTAAAATATTTTTCACTTGCGGAAAGTCTTGGAGGTGTAGAATCTTTAATAAATCACCCTGAAACAATGACTCACGCTAGCGTTCCTTTAGAACATAGAAAAAAACTAGGAATAACATCTGATTTGTTAAGATTTTCAGTTGGCATAGAAGATGCACAAGATCTTTTAGAAGATATAAAATCTGCAGCTAATTTTTGA
- a CDS encoding type III pantothenate kinase produces the protein MTKNDFYTIYTEQTPSTMDLAKHYAQNNPHKGNILAIMTSRQTLGRGRGGSQWKQADIKENNSLNETSELFYFNNINDAVLKQNEFLPVTLVIPSERIKVPFEWVTSLIGCAIHDSLAATESFIKSMIHSIPFNEDKMICIKWPNDIIYFPKKPINKDILEYKKICGILCETNAIGNKIGDFFIGIGLNFFSHPQLDKSISFWESLFVNDNKSVKREINKYHKSDEFRSAILNKFCETLKIEIIDYICSPRNTEQLKSLVLERSLPKGTILSVDKGTRQGEFIGIDNNAGLLLSGSSKPVVSGDISLKETTVNKKTETNTESIQKGTPILAIDFGNTTIHIGYQSSHLKKYHINIPYDILLKNEQIKIREFFKTILEGFILDRKLKIDLVYTSVNTPEKTKNSLGIIKDYLTSLFPEISFNEVKITEKEIFNCMDITGDFEVSRLGADRALKFLFAFQQAKKLKENIITFSFGTAVTCEGVSGSLSILENFIFPGVQMAFNAIHHYTALVPLFQANSEMFTPKDKNWNQEIYVQRGVFLSTASSVITSIKMHSPCKCYFSGGNAEAILNIINMIDPNHNLGIEILPSIETDMIIQYKDQLLKKQINEAKEEKSKINNNIKKMKNLIEEKSNQTQPKSTPVINEDEIGEVMKTMLKARAPKSIERNKEPKKEDFRKIGTHLENLENEERIDAYMANKFQFHNRETWRERISNGEVLIEHGANRKEREKIHLNKIKPTYKLKNYDQIWLFHPPEYEPDVIEKMDIIFDDGDLCIFSKPPNMVIHAAGIYGKNTFVNISAKMGYADCSAVHRIDRETSGILACARKSETRNIISEAFRQGNIEKLYIAVTKGKSQLPENFRVTLPIGEPENSLIRLKLWVNGNLPQQAETWFSKLATYEDYTMFACLPQTGRTNQIRIHLAAIGHWIVGDKMYHEDEQVFIQFYENGYTDWVHEQTLFPRHMLHNAGIMGSNIKLTSLSDNPIVCELYSDMMNSEIVKNLLKNSSIPLDPIQQREYIKNIFLKLHKINFNEFPDISLGEKK, from the coding sequence ATGACTAAAAATGATTTTTATACAATTTACACAGAACAGACCCCATCAACTATGGATCTTGCCAAGCATTACGCTCAAAATAATCCTCATAAAGGAAACATTTTAGCAATCATGACCAGCAGGCAAACTCTTGGCAGAGGTCGAGGTGGTTCTCAATGGAAACAAGCTGACATTAAAGAAAATAACTCTTTAAATGAAACATCTGAATTATTTTATTTTAACAATATTAACGATGCTGTATTAAAACAAAATGAATTTTTACCCGTTACTTTAGTTATTCCTAGTGAAAGAATTAAAGTTCCCTTCGAATGGGTGACTTCTTTAATAGGCTGTGCTATTCATGACTCACTAGCTGCTACTGAAAGCTTTATTAAATCCATGATTCACAGCATTCCATTTAATGAAGATAAAATGATATGTATTAAATGGCCTAATGATATTATTTACTTTCCTAAAAAACCAATTAATAAAGATATTTTAGAATATAAAAAAATCTGCGGTATATTGTGCGAAACAAATGCTATTGGAAATAAAATTGGAGATTTTTTTATTGGTATTGGCTTAAATTTTTTTAGTCACCCCCAATTAGATAAATCAATATCATTTTGGGAAAGTTTATTCGTAAATGACAATAAGTCAGTCAAAAGAGAAATTAATAAATATCATAAATCAGATGAATTTAGATCTGCAATATTAAACAAATTTTGCGAAACATTAAAAATTGAAATTATTGATTATATTTGCTCTCCACGTAATACAGAGCAATTAAAATCTTTAGTATTAGAAAGATCGTTACCAAAAGGCACTATTTTATCTGTAGATAAAGGAACGAGGCAAGGAGAGTTTATAGGGATTGATAATAATGCTGGATTATTATTAAGCGGTAGTTCAAAACCAGTTGTATCTGGCGATATTTCATTAAAAGAAACTACAGTCAATAAAAAAACAGAAACAAATACAGAATCAATACAAAAAGGAACACCCATTCTTGCTATCGATTTTGGAAACACAACAATTCATATTGGATATCAATCTTCTCATTTAAAAAAATATCATATTAATATTCCATATGATATTTTGCTTAAAAATGAGCAAATTAAAATTAGAGAATTTTTTAAAACAATATTAGAAGGTTTTATTTTAGATCGAAAACTAAAAATTGATTTAGTTTACACCTCAGTTAATACCCCTGAAAAAACAAAAAATTCATTAGGAATAATTAAAGATTACTTAACAAGCCTATTTCCGGAAATTTCTTTTAATGAAGTAAAAATTACCGAAAAAGAAATTTTTAATTGCATGGATATTACAGGAGATTTTGAAGTAAGTCGCTTAGGAGCTGATAGAGCGCTTAAATTTTTATTTGCATTTCAACAAGCTAAAAAATTAAAAGAAAATATAATTACTTTTTCATTTGGTACAGCAGTAACTTGCGAAGGGGTTTCAGGGTCTTTATCCATTTTAGAGAATTTTATTTTTCCTGGTGTGCAAATGGCATTTAATGCAATTCATCATTACACAGCCTTAGTTCCTTTATTCCAAGCTAATTCAGAAATGTTTACTCCAAAAGATAAAAATTGGAATCAAGAAATTTATGTTCAAAGAGGTGTATTTTTATCAACAGCATCAAGCGTTATTACATCTATAAAAATGCATTCTCCTTGTAAATGTTACTTTAGCGGCGGCAATGCGGAAGCTATATTAAATATAATAAACATGATAGATCCAAATCATAATTTAGGAATTGAAATACTCCCAAGCATTGAAACAGATATGATCATTCAATATAAAGATCAATTGCTAAAAAAACAAATTAATGAAGCAAAAGAAGAAAAATCAAAAATAAATAATAATATAAAAAAAATGAAAAATTTGATTGAAGAAAAATCAAATCAGACTCAACCAAAATCAACTCCTGTAATTAATGAAGATGAAATTGGCGAAGTTATGAAAACAATGCTAAAAGCACGAGCGCCAAAATCTATCGAAAGAAATAAAGAACCTAAAAAAGAAGATTTTAGAAAAATTGGAACCCATTTAGAAAATTTAGAAAATGAAGAAAGAATTGATGCTTATATGGCAAATAAGTTTCAATTTCATAATAGAGAAACATGGCGTGAAAGAATTTCAAATGGTGAAGTTTTAATTGAACATGGCGCAAATCGAAAAGAACGTGAAAAAATTCATTTAAATAAAATAAAACCTACCTACAAATTAAAAAATTATGACCAAATATGGCTTTTTCATCCACCAGAATATGAACCTGATGTAATTGAAAAAATGGACATTATTTTTGATGATGGAGATTTATGTATATTCTCTAAACCTCCAAATATGGTAATTCATGCTGCTGGTATTTATGGAAAAAATACATTCGTTAATATTTCTGCAAAAATGGGTTATGCAGACTGCTCAGCCGTGCATCGAATTGATCGTGAAACAAGCGGAATTTTAGCTTGTGCTAGAAAATCAGAAACTAGAAATATTATTTCAGAAGCTTTTAGACAAGGTAACATTGAAAAATTATATATTGCAGTTACCAAAGGAAAAAGCCAATTACCTGAAAATTTTAGAGTTACATTACCCATTGGAGAACCAGAAAATTCTTTAATTCGACTTAAACTCTGGGTTAATGGTAATTTACCACAACAAGCCGAAACTTGGTTTTCAAAGCTAGCAACTTACGAAGACTATACAATGTTTGCTTGTTTGCCTCAAACAGGCAGAACAAATCAAATTAGAATTCATTTAGCAGCAATAGGGCATTGGATTGTTGGTGATAAAATGTATCATGAAGATGAACAAGTTTTTATTCAGTTTTATGAAAATGGTTATACCGATTGGGTTCATGAACAAACTCTTTTTCCTAGACATATGCTACATAATGCAGGAATAATGGGTTCAAATATAAAATTAACATCGCTTTCAGATAATCCTATAGTTTGCGAACTTTATTCAGATATGATGAATTCTGAAATTGTTAAAAACTTACTTAAAAATTCATCAATTCCATTAGATCCAATTCAACAAAGAGAATATATTAAAAATATATTTTTAAAACTTCATAAAATCAATTTTAATGAATTTCCTGATATTTCCCTAGGAGAAAAAAAATGA